acacacacacacacacacacacacacacacacacacacacatacacatacacatacacacacacacacacacacacacacacacacacacacacacacacacacacacacacacacacacacacatacacacacatacacacacatacacacatactcacatactcacatactcacatactcacatactcacacacacacacacacacacacacacacacacacacacacacacacacacacacacacacacacacacacacacatatttatatatatatatatatatatatatatgtaagtgtgtgtgtatatatatatatacatatatacatatatatacacatacatacacatacatacacatacatacacatacatacacacacagacacacacacacacacacacacacacacacacacacacacacacacacacacacacacacacacacacacacacacacacacacatatacatatatatacatatatatacatatatatacatacatatatatacacacaaatacatacatatatatacacacatacatatatgtaaatatatatgtaaatatatatgggtatatttgtgtgtgtgtgtgtgtgtgtgtgtgtgtgtgtgtgtgtgtgtgtgtgtgtgtgtgtgtgtgtgtgtgtgtgtgtgtgtgtgtgtgtgtgtgtactcatatatataaatacatacatatatatatatatatatatatatatatatatatatatgtatatatataaatgatacatatagtgtatatatatatatattatatatatataatatatatatatatataaataatacatatagtgtatatattatatatatatatatatatatatattatatatatatacatatatatacacatatatacacatgtatatacacacatgtatatacatatatatatatatatatatatatatatatatatacacatgtatatacatatatatatatatatatatatatatatatatacacatgtatatacatacatatatatatatatatatatatatattatatatattatatatatacatatatatgtgtgtatatgtattatttatatatatgtatgtatatgtatatatatgtatgtatgtatatgtatatatatatgtatgtatatatatatacatatatatgttataaatttgtatgtgtatgtgtataaatatgtatatatatatttttatatatataaatatatatatatttatatatatattcatatatatatatatatatatttatatatttatatttacataatatgtatcatatatcagAGCTACATGATTTTCTCTATTGTTATTCCAAGGGCAATTCTTGAGTGAGGCAGCCCAAGGCAGCTCCTGGGAAGTGCCATGGAAGGAGACAGCAGTGAAGTCTTGGAAGGGTTTTTGTGCCCCATCTGCTTGGAGGACCTGACGTCCATCACCCAACTCCAGGCACATTTTGAAGAACAACATGCATCTGAGGATAAGGATGTGGTGCAGTCTCTTAAAGGTTTGTGGGTGGTTATTGCATGAGGTTTCTTAAGAAGCATTAATGCTTTGTGATATGTGAATGTGCTCTTATTGCTCTTATAAGTTGTCATCaaggaaattaaaacaaaagaaactagTTTCTAAATGCCGGTCACTCTATACCCTGGTTTGAAAAAGTAACCTAATATTGTTTTCAGGATTCCTgagtaaagcaaagaaaaaattaCTTAATGAAGATGAGCCTGATAATGTAACGCCAAGGGAATTTGATGGCAGTGGATTAGAATACGAGCCTAATAATCCTTGGAACTGGGACCCACCCCCTTTAGGTAagcaatatgtatatttatatttttagaaaTTGTTATGCTCATGGTTATGGCTATATCAAAGGAGGCAGTGAAGAtgctaaaaacaatgatgatattcatagcaatattTAATGTATCTGTAGTATGCAGTTTTTTCTTCATTCACTTATTGTATTTTGATATGTTGATGCTGGGAATGCATGCATAAActattgctttcttttcttttattgatattgtttatgtatagatGACTCTACAAGCACGTAGTCACCAAGGAGTAGTTACTGGTCCTGCCTGTTTACTGTTCCTAGAATAGAAGTTGATTAagtgcttgtggagccatctatatacagacaaaatcaataaaacaaaactacCATGAACAGTACCCATCACCAGTGGaataaaattattaattcattaacaGGACCTTCAAGAAGCCACACTTCCTTATTCAAGAAGATTCGGAGTGCAAGAATAGATTCCTTCGTTGCAGAGACTAACAAGTTATTGATTAGATTAGATAAATTACTTAGAGACATTCCAAATGACCCTGTTAAACGGAAAGGTACATTTCACCgaagtatttttttatatatttattggtttatgtatatatatatatatagatatatatttttttttagctgtgATGTGTAATGTGCTCCCCTTTTGTTGCAGCCCATGAACGAAGTATAGTGATGTGGGCCGAAGACAAGGATGTTCCACTATGCCCATTTTGTGCCAGGACTTTTAATTTAGCTCGACGTCGTCATCATTGTAGGCTGTGTGGAGGCATTATGTGTGATGAATGCTCAGAATTCTTGACATTTGATTATGCAAGTAAGTGTAGCCTTGAGTTGTATGGTCTtctttatctcactcactcactctctcattttagCCATGTTTGAGAAGACCAAGTGATATgcctctctgttttgttttgttatgaatattatgaattgCATCCTGACTAATTGGCCCATTACTCCTGTCCTActgtttttcatttctgtttgccCAATCCTTATCTTTTTGATGATTTAAGATAGTTTCCTGTTTCTcaagaaattaaatataaatgaaaatactctttttgtttattttgtatgatttattattttttctctattccaaAAATACTTAGAAATCATATCCTTCCACATATTCATCCCTACACACTATTTAAGTAACACAGCACAAATGCACCCACCTCAACTCACAACTAATGGGGCAGTACCCATTTAGTGTTACTTCTGCATCCTGTTTATCCAGCCAGACATTGTAGTCTCTCGTTCCCTTACCCTTAAATCTGCATTTGCCACTTACACCATCCTGGTGTTGTTTTATGGTGGAATTGCATCCATCTTTATTGCTGCCCTTTAGTCCCCTCTctgtgttcctttctttcttctctttgtcatcTTTCTATttgcctccttttcccctccccccattttttcttcttctccctccctccctctctccctccctccctccctccctccctccctccctccctccctccctccctccctccctccctccctccctccctccctccctccctccctccccctctccctccctccctccctccctccctctttccctctttccctctttccctcattccctcccacgAGTGTTCTCCGAAGATAAACTTAAGCGTTTGATATTCAGCTCCACTATGTATATCTTCATGCAGAAAAACTTGTTAGTCCAGTTCACCAGGGGAATGTGAATCAAATGACCACGGTAGCcaccaccagcagcagcagcagtagcagtggtgGGCCTCTCATGACCTCTTTCCTTGCCGGCATTTCTGGTCTGCGTCGATCCGGTTCACAAGGATCCCTCAATTCCCTCCTGTCGGTGATGGACTCCATGACCAATGAGCAGCACTTCCGCATCTGCCGCCACTGTATGATGGTAGGCGTCTTATATTTTTGGTGGtgttggatgggtgggtgaagGATGGTAGGTGTGCTGTGTGattaagctgttttttttttgttttttggttaggGTGAAGAGAAGGACAGGGTAAGCATTTTGGGAGAGAGCATTAAAAGAGTAGGAAAATTAGATGACTGAGTTGGAATATTGTCATTTGGATGAAAATTTTGAACTGTAAGTATATGTGGAGGAAGTGAACGGCCCTTAGATTTAACTTACTAATTAAGCATTATCCACTGCAGAGCAACAGTGATACATTtacagatgaagatggagatgatatTTGTTTCTATCCCTCCAGAGACTACAAGCACGGGACAACCAAGTAGAACAGCGGACATCAAAGCCAACTTTATCCCTCTACTATGAAAAACTTATGGAATATCGATCACTGTTGGAGAGACTCCTACCCCAGTATATTCAGATGGCAGAATCATTAAAGTAAGAGTCAAAATCTTTATTCAAAGATCTGTTAGTGTggaatattaatgttgttttttgatTAACCTAATTACAGCAAGGAATTTGGATATTGATGGTTTTAATGGTATTAGAAAAAAGGCactaatacacatatatcttattaCTTTAATTTTATAGTACTAAATTTTAATTATTGTGTGTTCATTCTGCAGATGAGATATCCAAGTTACTGATACTAAGTTTTTTCCAATCTGATAGTTACAGTGAGAAATTGTAATTGTGTGTGCTATAAAGATTTTTTGTCCTTGCCTTTTTAGTGCAGGAGAGACCACATACAATCTGCAAGATGCTGAGGAGCTGAGAATGAAGATCCTTAAGACTGGTGACAATTTAAACTCCATGACCCAGAAGATCCGCAACCTTGGGATAGGGAGCCAAGATGTCCCTGATGGGGCCGCTAGCAGCACACCCCTGGGGTCACGGCAGGAGCTCCTACAAAAAAGGATATTTTCAACATCATCTGGGTTCCTTAAAGACAATATTCTAAGCCTTCCAAAATTACCCACCTTCCAGGAGCTAAAGGAAACTCAGGAGAGGAGAAGGTTTGTGGGACATTTGGGGGGATTCAGTTGTTTGtggtttctttgtttatatgcaGCCTGGGGTTCTAGATCACAGTCTAATTTTCCTAGGACTTATTAATAATGTTTGATGTTAAAGTAGTGTGAAATGTAGATAATGAAGTACACAGAAGTGATTGTGATAAGAAAATTAACAATGTGTAAAATTCTTTGCATTCCTTATTATTCATCATATCAgccctaaaagaaagaaaatataattgctTTATTCCTCATAATCAGCTCTGTATGCCTCAGCATTACTACCTTTCTGATCAGATTGGAAGCAGAGGCAAGGTTGGCAGCTGAAAAGGAAGCTATGCGGCaggcagaggagagagcaagtgagatcCTGCGACGTAGGGACAAAGAGAGCAAAGACTCCCCAAGAACAACCCCAAATCGGTCCAGCAGTAGTAACACCCCGAGCAGATCAAGCAGCAGTACCCCAGTGTCCTTCTCCACCAGTAGAAAAAAGCAGTCAGATGAAGTGAGTTTTGCTTATTGGAAATCATATTcattgatggatttttttttctattttgtataaGGTTAGAGTAAGACTCTTAAGTATTTTAGATGTTTTAAAGGTAAAGGCTAGAAATTGTGGAAAAATGCCCAATGCATAAGGGACATTAATGGAAGGATAGTTTAGTGTGTGAATATTATCCATGAAGGAGTAAAAATTGATTGATGAATGTATCAGGACTTATTTCTCCATCAGTACTAGATATTTATTCTTGGTTACTTAACACATGTTCAACTTTCTCTCAGGTTGTTGTTGATACAGGCTGGGGCccaaatctctctcctccctgtgtaACAGAGACTGATGATCCAATGATTCAGCAGATGAACAATCTTAGGAATTATATAAGACAGGCAAGGTGAGAATATATTGCTTATGTAGTCAGAATGTATCTGTGCatgttatttgattttctttgtatgtttattattagggatgatttttttttgtaaaggaaaCTTTTTTCATAATAACCCTTTTGCCCCAGGTTTATgaactgtccactgtagttttttttaatga
This sequence is a window from Penaeus chinensis breed Huanghai No. 1 chromosome 10, ASM1920278v2, whole genome shotgun sequence. Protein-coding genes within it:
- the LOC125029468 gene encoding rabenosyn-5-like, whose amino-acid sequence is MEGDSSEVLEGFLCPICLEDLTSITQLQAHFEEQHASEDKDVVQSLKGFLSKAKKKLLNEDEPDNVTPREFDGSGLEYEPNNPWNWDPPPLGPSRSHTSLFKKIRSARIDSFVAETNKLLIRLDKLLRDIPNDPVKRKAHERSIVMWAEDKDVPLCPFCARTFNLARRRHHCRLCGGIMCDECSEFLTFDYAKKLVSPVHQGNVNQMTTVATTSSSSSSSGGPLMTSFLAGISGLRRSGSQGSLNSLLSVMDSMTNEQHFRICRHCMMRLQARDNQVEQRTSKPTLSLYYEKLMEYRSLLERLLPQYIQMAESLNAGETTYNLQDAEELRMKILKTGDNLNSMTQKIRNLGIGSQDVPDGAASSTPLGSRQELLQKRIFSTSSGFLKDNILSLPKLPTFQELKETQERRRLEAEARLAAEKEAMRQAEERASEILRRRDKESKDSPRTTPNRSSSSNTPSRSSSSTPVSFSTSRKKQSDEVVVDTGWGPNLSPPCVTETDDPMIQQMNNLRNYIRQAREANRYDAVATLEANLKELQGEYKKQQRLMNP